ctatgagGATACCCACTGCTAGAAGGGCTACCTGAAGATACTACACCACACTATATCCACAGGCGAGGATTATTCTTCCCTGAAAGTGTGAGTGCGAAACTTTATTTATCCATACTCCATTGAGAAGTTTTTAACTGACTACACTATCAGCTCTCTCTCTTTTTGCTTCttgtcattatatatatttcccaAAGGACATTCCTAGCACTACACCTTCGTTTTCTGTTTTATCCTACCCGTTATCGGACAAGATAACTCCTCTTTTGGTGATtaagctgcctttggactatttTAGTATGGCACTagcgctgattttttttttttttcctttccatgATCTACCTTGTAGATTATTCTGAGATCCTTGTGAGTGCGGACTGTTTGGCTGGTTATGGCAAATCACATGTATATCTTTATTTGCAATCTGAAAACATCCAGACCACAATGTAATTAAAATGATCTAAAACCACACCCAGCCTAGGGTTAGGCATCTGGACTATGTCCAACTGTTGGTTTTGAGCCAACCTATGGTAGGAGGCTACCCACAGAACCCACTATCAGGGTGCTTTGGCTTTCTCGGTTGCATCCTGATGACCCTACTCCACCTTGCCGACCCCTACTGATTTACACTTAGTATGCTTATGCCTAGTTATTCTTTCAGAATAAAAGGAGGGATTGAAGGGTCAAAATCCATCTTTGCTTCATTGCCCCTCAAGGACACTTCTTGAGTTAGCAAATATATCCTGCTACAGTGTTCTTAAAAGATAAGTTTGTTCCTAGCTAAAGCTAGTTCTGACCAGTTTGGCATTATGTAAGCTTTTTagaatttaaatgaaaataaacagaaatataaagATTGTTTACAGAAATAGTAGAACCAATAGCTTACTTTTAGCTGACTATTAGGCAGCGAAAGCTCGCCTGTAGGGGTAGCCGGGGCACCACCAGTGACCGCTGATGATTTTTCAAGTTGGTGGGGCACCAAACTGGCCACATGGATTTAACTCTGTCCTTAAATGTTTTTAATCATAAATAGCGCTATATCTATATGGCGCCACTACTTCTAAAATATGTGGACCATCCCATATAAAGCATATAGACATACtgatattaaaaagtaaaataaatggaCTATTTTGAGGCTAAACCCAAATTACAAGAGTAATACAGAGTTTGGCCGCAAGATGCCGCCAAAGAATTACTTTTACATATTCTTGCAGTAAACGGCATTACAAATTGACTAAATAGGGGGAAAAAATAGAACTATATTGACTGAGACATCCTTGAACTGCTATTATCGCAGTTGGTGTTCATTTCTCCTTTCTGAAGACAAAGTAAGGAAACAGCCGCACGCAGGAAATATTTCACataattactttatttttctGATATAATCATTTGTAAATATAACTTACATGATTTGTAAGAACCCATTAAATCAGACTGATTTTATTAAACAGAGGCAGAATATACGGAGAGAGCATCTCGAACTGGATCTAGGAGATTTGGGTCATAATATTCTCCTGCAGGGGACTCGGGGACCTCAGCACTGTATGCAGATCGTATCATCTAACCTTGAAAGAGATGTTTTCTATCTGTCTGCAGTGACAAGAGGCAGGTTGCTACGTCCACTGGATACCACAGTATTCTCTGCCACCAAAAGattaaaaaggattttttttaaagaactaaGTTAGTATAGTATTTGTTTGGCTTGTTGCACCTCTCCTACGTGACttgttataaaaaaaagcaaaacaaataagggattatttaaattattcttCAGAATTATACTCAGAAGAAAGTTAGTGGAAAAAGTGTCAAAAGTCAATACagtgttgtatatttatttattttgcgttAAGCAAGGGGAACAACTAAGAACAACTGAAAGAAGACAGGACAGACCTTTATAGGAAGAACATTGGATCGAAATCTCAAGGTTTCATAAAAATATCGTAGGATGTCAGAAACCCATCACTCCACATGTACAGCTTGCGGTCATTCGGGTTATAATTCAGACTTTGCACTTTCTCCGTGACCTTCTCGAACATGATGCTGATATGTCCGTCTTTTCCTGTCTTGGTGTCAAACATGTAGAAGACTTCTTCTTGCTTTGGGCTGACAGAGCGGGTTGCATAGAGGACACCACAGATCATGAAGGCATTGGTGACACCAGGCTTGTACTGTGTGGTGGTCCAGGTGCTATTTACTGTCAGGGTGGCAACATTGACTTTACCCACTACAATGTTACCAGATGTTTCTTCAGTGGTAAATATAACCCACAGGCCTTTCTCGTCGGAGGCAAAGTCAATATCCTGATAGCTGGACGAAGAATAGGAGTACTTATTATTGAAAACTGCACCCGGAATGGTTTTCCGCTGTTGGAAAGCACTACCTAAATTGATTCTGCACATATCTCTTGAGTTATAACAGTTGTAGTACAAGTTATAGTTGTATACAACCATCCCTGAACCTTGACCAGCGATGGTGTAGTTCACTTTATTCTTAATGGTCGTTATAAGAGGCAAGTCCATCTGGTTTTTGTACATTTGTAAGTCATAAAGAGTTGGATATATTCGCACTGACTCTAGTATTCGGCCATCTGCGTTAAGTGGTGCTACCCAATACATCATCTTCTTGGTGGCATTCCAGGCCGCGTCTTTGCCCCAGGCCCCGTATTTGTACCCAGAACCTTTCCAGTTCATCTGCAGAAGGTTTGGATTGCTGATGCGAGCCAAACCATGGTGCTGGCATGATCCTGGAGGAAAAAGTGACAAAAAGTTAAATTAGATCAACTTGGAAAATTAATGTTAATGAACATAGATAGCAACACAGACTCAATTactacaaaacacatcatactaCATAacttaattaataaatatatacttttttatcacCTCTATATAGCTCATATTAAAGCTCCTCCTATTTCTATGATGTTCTCTTTGTTACATGTTACTTcaaataaccctccctataactcatcctatgaCTGCATATAACTCCtcataactctccctataactcctcctattactccatataactctccctataacccctcctattactccatgtaactcctCATATAACACCTCCTTTTGCTTGATATTACCttctctataactccccctattactccataaatccttcctataactccctcaattactccatataacctctccctataactcatcctattactccaaaTAACTCCTCATATAAcaccttctattactccatataacctccctataactcctccaattactccatatatccctcctataactcctccaattactccatataacctctccctataactcatcctattactccaaaTAACTCCTCATATAAcaccttctattactccatataacctccctataactcctccaattactccatatatccctcctataactcctcctattactccatataaccctccctataactcctcctattactccatataacccctccctataactcttcctattactccatataactctccctataactcctcctattactccatataacctctccctataactcatcctattactccatataaccctccctataactcctcctattactccatataaccctccctataactcctcctattactccctataaccctccctataactcctcctattactccatataaccctccctataactcctcctattactccatataacccctccctataactcttcctattactccatataactctccctataactcctcctattactccatataaccctccctataactcctcctattactcagtatatccctcctataactcctcctattactccacataacctctccctataactcttcctattactccatataactctccctataactcctcctattactccatataaactctccctataactcatcctattactccaaaTAACTCCTCATATAAcaccttctattactccatataactccccctattactccatataaccctccctataactccttctattactccatataaccctccctataactccttctattactccatataaccctccctataactccttctattactccatataaccctccctataactccttctattactccatataacctatcAATGTATATTCTGCATCGTGGGACGTTTATATTACCAAGGGGTATAGGAACAGCGGGCTTCATATTTTTTAGATTCTTCTCGCAGTCCAGGATTCGTTTTTTGAGCAACTCCATCTCCCTCTGTGTCTTAAGAACGTTGTTCTTGTCCAGGGTTTCTAATTGGTTGACAATCTTGGAGATGTTCCTGACCTACGGAGAGGACGGCCACATGGATGAGTGAAACCTTTCACCCAGTGTGTATAAGAACTGGAATAGAGCAGGCTTATTAAAGGAGCAGATGGCACCCAGTGTGTATAAGAACTGGAATAGAGCAGGCTTATTAAAGGAGCAGATGGCACCCAGTGTTTATGAGAACTTGTATAGAGGGGGGTTATTAAAGGACCCGGTGGCACCCAGTGTCTTTGAGAACTTGAATAGAGCGGAATTATTAAGGAAGTAGGTGGCACCCACTGTGTATAAGAAGTTGTATAGAGTGGGATTATTAAAGGACCAGGTGACAAAGCAAGACCTTTTACCTTTTATACCCATCCACCCCTTTCCTGTGGCTCAGCCACCTCCTTGGATGATATTATTCCTCCTGTGCTGACAATAGATAGACTTACCTCCATGTCCAAGTTCTCCACGTGACTGCCTTTCTGCTTCTTTCTCAGCTCCAAGATTAATATTTCCATTTCTTTTATCTCCTTCTTCAACAGCTCAAAGTTGAACTCTATCAGATCCTCGGGGCGCATCTTCTCCAAATTTTCCACCCTCTTAGTGAGGTTTGTGAGGTTTTCCAAATACAAATCCAGCCTGATATACTGCTCCTCAATCTGAAGGGGACAAACCGAGCAGTAATGAGAAGcagggttacagaaaagaagccGAGAGATAAGAATTTCAATAATTGTATACCCAAATCTGAATTATTTGTTCAGCATACTAGGCAGTGCACGAACAGTGCTGCCCTGCAGTCTGTATAATTCATCTACTGCTGAAGTGGTTAATAAACAACAGATTTACCAGGATCTGCTCAATGCTCAGATACTTCATGGTAACACTTCATATTCCATACATTAAAAAGGAACAAATTAAACCTTTGAATCTGCCATCTCTCCTATGTCTGCACTGTTCTGCTAAGATGGGatttttacacactgacacaaacaaaatGTTCTTATCATATCATTAGATTTTTCCTAACCCATCATTATCAGCCATCGTTCTATCACTAACATTAACCCAACATCGTCTTTGCTTACGCTACCCTCCATCCCATATTCAAATCTTAGTTCACCCAA
This DNA window, taken from Pelobates fuscus isolate aPelFus1 chromosome 9, aPelFus1.pri, whole genome shotgun sequence, encodes the following:
- the LOC134573466 gene encoding olfactomedin-like, whose protein sequence is MMYFYLLALVLLHSATGFVTQNATGTLMGKDRCVCEVQLPDSSFPAKKVGYLEDETIRLSNRVEHEMQMIEEQYIRLDLYLENLTNLTKRVENLEKMRPEDLIEFNFELLKKEIKEMEILILELRKKQKGSHVENLDMEVRNISKIVNQLETLDKNNVLKTQREMELLKKRILDCEKNLKNMKPAVPIPLGSCQHHGLARISNPNLLQMNWKGSGYKYGAWGKDAAWNATKKMMYWVAPLNADGRILESVRIYPTLYDLQMYKNQMDLPLITTIKNKVNYTIAGQGSGMVVYNYNLYYNCYNSRDMCRINLGSAFQQRKTIPGAVFNNKYSYSSSSYQDIDFASDEKGLWVIFTTEETSGNIVVGKVNVATLTVNSTWTTTQYKPGVTNAFMICGVLYATRSVSPKQEEVFYMFDTKTGKDGHISIMFEKVTEKVQSLNYNPNDRKLYMWSDGFLTSYDIFMKP